Genomic segment of Octadecabacter arcticus 238:
ACAGCATGAATATTTGTGGCTCGCCCAACACGACGGCCCAAACCATTGTGGACGCCGCAGCGACCAAGGCTGCGAGCGACGAGAACCGGAACACCAGCGCTGTCACCAACCACGATAAACACGCCGCGATGCCGATGGGCCACGCCAGCCCGTAGAGCACGCCAAGGAACGTCGCGACGCCCTTACCTCCGCGAAATTTCAGCCAGACCGGAAAACAATGCCCGATCATCACCGCGAAGGCTGCGATTTGGGATGCATCGGCGTCAGCGTATGCCCGCGCCAAAAGCACAACCACAGCGCCCTTGCCGCCATCCAACAGCAACGTCAGCGCCGCAGCTTTTTTCGACCCAGTGCGCAAAACATTCGTCGCACCTATATTGCCCGACCCGATGTCGCGCAGGTTTCCAAGGCCCATGACGCGGGCAAGGATGAGGCCAAACGGGATCGACCCGATGATGTAGGCAATCACGGCCCATAACAGCAGTGTCGGTCCGGAACTTACAATATCAGGCATTGGTCAACCCTTTGGTTTTGTTCACACCCGCCACGTAGGTGGCGATGACTTTGCCCTGTAAAATGGCCCCGTCGAACGGTGTATTTTTGGATTTAGAAAGCAGTGCAAATCGATCCAGTCTGTAGCTCGCGTCCGGATCAAACAGCACCAGATCAGCAGGCGCGCCCACAGACAACCGCCCACAGGCCAGACCCAGACGGTTCGCCGGATTCAGCGCCAAGGCGCGGAACAGATGCGGCAAATCCATATGGCCCGCATGCACAAGACGCAGGGCCGCCGGAAGCAGGGTTTCCAAGGCAACGGCGCCGCTTGCGGCTTCTTCATAGGGCAGGCGTTTGGATTCTTCGTCCTGCGGCGTGTGCATGGAACAGATGATATCGATCAGACCGGACGCGACGGCCGCAACCACGGCCAAACGATCATCCTCGGATCGCAAGGGCGGCTTGAGCTTGAAGAACGTGCGGTAGTCGGCCACGTCCAATTCGTTCAGCGTCAGGTGATGGACGCCCACCCCCGCCGTAATATCCAGCCCATTGGCTTTCGCACGTTCCAACGCAGGCAGCGCGCGCGCCGTGGTGATCTGATCAACGTGATACGCCGCCCCGGTCATTTCCAACAGTGCGATATCACGGTCCAGCCCCATGCGTTCGGCCATCGGCGATACGCCGGACAATCCGCGCAGGGTCGCGAATTTGCCCGATGTGACCGACC
This window contains:
- the pyrC gene encoding dihydroorotase — protein: MRLHFKNARLIDPETGTDTLGDLFVVDGLISDAVDVDEVIECRGKCLAPGIVDIGVKVSEPGERHKESFASAGRAAVAGGITTIVTRPDTDPAIDTPETLEFVERRASIDAAVNVLPMAALTKGRAGREMTEIGFLLDAGAVAFTDCDRVVTNTKIFSRVLTYAHSLGALVIGHVQEPGLSAGGSVTSGKFATLRGLSGVSPMAERMGLDRDIALLEMTGAAYHVDQITTARALPALERAKANGLDITAGVGVHHLTLNELDVADYRTFFKLKPPLRSEDDRLAVVAAVASGLIDIICSMHTPQDEESKRLPYEEAASGAVALETLLPAALRLVHAGHMDLPHLFRALALNPANRLGLACGRLSVGAPADLVLFDPDASYRLDRFALLSKSKNTPFDGAILQGKVIATYVAGVNKTKGLTNA
- the plsY gene encoding glycerol-3-phosphate 1-O-acyltransferase PlsY, producing the protein MPDIVSSGPTLLLWAVIAYIIGSIPFGLILARVMGLGNLRDIGSGNIGATNVLRTGSKKAAALTLLLDGGKGAVVVLLARAYADADASQIAAFAVMIGHCFPVWLKFRGGKGVATFLGVLYGLAWPIGIAACLSWLVTALVFRFSSLAALVAAASTMVWAVVLGEPQIFMLCAFLAALIFWRHAGNIRRLVDGTEDKIGQKT